GCGGAAAGGAGCCTGTGGTGCCCATCCAGATCAGCCGCCGGCATGAGCGCGGATGGCGCCGGCATCTGGAGCAGATGGACGAAATAAAAGCTCCTTTGTAATCGGTTATCGACACGTGCCGGCCCATCTTAAACCTGCACTTCTAGGGTCTCAGATGAAGCGGCTTTCCGTGTCCGTGCAGTCGGCCGTGTGCCCCCTCCGTGCCGAATCCGAATCAGTGTGCCCCCACGATCAAGTCGTTGTACTGTAGAGCCGGGCATGCGTCATCCCTGAAAAAGACGCTTCTGCTCAAGCACGCGACGGTCGGCGGTCACGTGGTCGCCGTGTTCGGGGCCTGCCTCCTGCAACGCATCGGCATGCTCGTCAAAGTATGCCTGCAGGGCGTCGCGGTCGCGCACCTGATACTGTACGGTCCAGGCGCGCTCACCGGTCGGCTCGTCGGGGGCCGGCGCCGTGCTGCCGTCGTCGCTGGTGGCGTACCAGACGGCCGCCTCAAACCCGTCGAGCTCGAGCATCTCCCGAATGTGCTCGCGCAGCCACGAGCTGTAGCGTGGTGCGGTCTCGCCGTCGACGGTCAGGTTTACTTCGTAGAGGAGCATGGTGGGGGACGTGAGATGAAAGAAAACCAATTGGAAGTGGGGAGTGTCAGTGCTT
This window of the Salinibacter grassmerensis genome carries:
- a CDS encoding DUF4286 family protein gives rise to the protein MLLYEVNLTVDGETAPRYSSWLREHIREMLELDGFEAAVWYATSDDGSTAPAPDEPTGERAWTVQYQVRDRDALQAYFDEHADALQEAGPEHGDHVTADRRVLEQKRLFQG